Proteins from a genomic interval of Lysobacter stagni:
- a CDS encoding transporter, whose product MTAYLRRIAVLPMIAAAGHVAAQEIEPRAYSNAPVGVNFAIVGVAHTRGGLSFDASVPVTNEDLRTTSLVMAYARSLSLWGRSAKVDAIVPYTWLHGTADLMGAPIERKVDGFARPAIRLSMNFFGAPAMGMAQFRDWKQDLIVGASVQVAPPLGQYDENRIVNIASNRWTFKPEIGMSKAAGPWITELKLGATFFTDNDEFYGNTTRSQEPVYALQVNLIRGMTSGAWWSFDATYFAGGRSQVDGRYNRDLQQNWRVGASLSLPVDRANSVKIAVSSGVYARTGNEFDAVALSWQHRWGGGL is encoded by the coding sequence ATGACCGCCTACCTGAGGCGCATCGCGGTGCTGCCGATGATCGCCGCCGCCGGTCATGTCGCCGCGCAGGAGATCGAACCGCGTGCGTACTCCAACGCGCCGGTCGGCGTGAACTTCGCGATCGTCGGCGTCGCCCATACGCGTGGCGGGCTCAGCTTCGATGCCTCCGTGCCGGTCACCAACGAGGACCTGCGCACCACGAGCCTGGTGATGGCGTACGCACGGTCGTTGTCGCTGTGGGGCCGGTCGGCCAAGGTCGACGCGATCGTGCCGTACACGTGGCTGCACGGCACCGCCGATCTGATGGGCGCGCCGATCGAGCGCAAGGTCGATGGCTTCGCCCGGCCGGCAATCCGCCTGTCGATGAACTTCTTCGGCGCACCCGCGATGGGAATGGCGCAGTTCCGCGACTGGAAGCAGGACCTCATCGTCGGTGCGAGCGTGCAGGTGGCGCCACCGCTGGGGCAGTACGACGAGAACCGCATCGTCAACATCGCCAGTAACCGCTGGACGTTCAAGCCGGAGATCGGCATGTCCAAGGCCGCCGGACCGTGGATCACCGAACTGAAGCTGGGCGCGACCTTCTTCACCGACAACGACGAGTTCTACGGCAACACCACGCGCTCGCAGGAACCGGTCTACGCGCTGCAGGTGAACCTCATCCGCGGCATGACCTCTGGCGCGTGGTGGTCGTTCGATGCCACGTACTTCGCCGGCGGTCGCTCGCAGGTGGATGGTCGCTACAACCGCGACCTTCAGCAGAACTGGCGCGTGGGCGCCTCGCTGTCGCTACCCGTGGACCGCGCGAACTCGGTCAAGATTGCCGTCAGCAGCGGTGTGTACGCGCGCACCGGCAACGAGTTCGACGCGGTGGCGCTGAGCTGGCAACACCGCTGGGGTGGTGGACTTTAG
- a CDS encoding M28 family metallopeptidase, with amino-acid sequence MRHTLPVFACLAVAPAFAHDGPPPAEKPELHEIGTAPSAVRIEADIRKLVSFGTRHTLSSQTDPVRGIGAATRWIHAEFERISRDCGGCLDVRYVKGTVQGEPRIPGPVEVVSVIAIQRGTADPNRYAIMSGDIDSRVSDVMNATADAPGANDNASGIAGTLEAARVLSKYRFPGSIVYAALSGEEQGLFGGKFLAEQAKKDGWRIQAVLNNDMIGNVAGINGVTDNTTARVFADGIRANETAEEARQRRFTGGEVDSPSRNLARYIDRMADYVPNLDVMMVYRLDRFGRGGHHRPFNDAGFPAVRVMETNENYDRQHQDLRTENGRVYGDTIEGVDFAYVAKLTALNAVSLAGMASAPPPPAKVGIEGAVTADTTLKWARPTAAQAPNLAGYRVYWRLTTDSQWTRSRWVGDVTEFTLKNTVIDNYFFGVAAVAKDGTESPVVFPGAPGSFGGY; translated from the coding sequence GTGCGCCATACCCTTCCTGTTTTCGCCTGCCTGGCCGTCGCGCCGGCATTCGCCCACGACGGCCCGCCTCCCGCGGAGAAGCCGGAGCTTCATGAGATCGGCACGGCACCTTCGGCCGTGCGCATCGAAGCCGACATCCGCAAGCTCGTCTCGTTCGGCACGCGCCATACCCTGTCGAGCCAGACCGACCCGGTCCGCGGCATCGGTGCGGCGACGCGCTGGATCCATGCCGAATTCGAACGCATCTCGCGCGACTGCGGCGGTTGCCTGGACGTGCGCTACGTGAAAGGCACCGTGCAGGGCGAACCGCGCATCCCCGGTCCGGTGGAGGTGGTCAGCGTCATCGCGATCCAGCGCGGCACGGCCGATCCGAACCGCTACGCCATCATGAGCGGCGACATCGATTCGCGAGTGAGCGACGTGATGAACGCCACCGCCGACGCGCCGGGCGCGAACGACAACGCCTCGGGCATCGCCGGCACGCTTGAAGCCGCGCGCGTGCTCAGCAAGTACCGGTTCCCCGGCTCGATCGTCTACGCCGCGCTTTCAGGCGAGGAGCAGGGACTGTTCGGCGGCAAGTTCCTGGCCGAGCAGGCGAAGAAGGACGGCTGGCGCATCCAGGCCGTGCTCAACAACGACATGATCGGCAACGTTGCCGGCATCAACGGGGTGACCGACAACACCACCGCGCGCGTGTTCGCCGACGGCATTCGCGCGAACGAGACGGCGGAGGAAGCGCGCCAGCGCCGCTTCACCGGCGGCGAGGTCGACTCGCCCTCGCGCAACCTCGCGCGTTACATCGACCGCATGGCCGACTACGTGCCCAACCTCGATGTGATGATGGTCTACCGCCTCGACCGCTTCGGTCGCGGCGGCCACCACCGCCCGTTCAACGATGCCGGCTTCCCGGCCGTGCGGGTGATGGAAACCAACGAGAACTACGACCGCCAGCACCAGGACCTGCGCACCGAGAACGGGCGCGTGTATGGCGACACCATCGAAGGCGTGGACTTCGCCTACGTCGCCAAGCTCACCGCACTCAACGCCGTGAGCCTGGCCGGAATGGCGTCCGCGCCGCCGCCGCCGGCAAAGGTGGGCATCGAGGGCGCGGTGACCGCCGACACCACGCTCAAGTGGGCGCGTCCGACGGCCGCACAGGCGCCGAACCTCGCCGGCTACCGGGTGTACTGGCGCCTCACCACCGACTCGCAATGGACGCGCAGCCGCTGGGTGGGCGACGTCACCGAGTTCACGCTGAAGAACACGGTGATCGACAACTACTTCTTCGGCGTGGCCGCGGTGGCGAAGGACGGCACCGAGAGCCCGGTGGTATTCCCGGGCGCGCCGGGCAGCTTCGGCGGGTACTAA
- a CDS encoding DnrO protein, whose amino-acid sequence MYRPRTNARLTLLGATIVALLMAVPAMAQSGSHAGHSAHSPAARPTTGPTTGQRWATDAPLRDGMARIRQAVGALDHLQHGHAPPALAPTLAGQIQSAVNDMIASCKLAPDADAALHGLLVKFIAGAEAVRTGPVTPDTLKPMQAALAQYPVLFDDPTWNAASAH is encoded by the coding sequence ATGTACCGTCCCCGCACCAACGCCCGCCTGACGTTGCTCGGCGCGACCATCGTTGCCTTGTTGATGGCAGTGCCCGCCATGGCGCAATCCGGTTCGCACGCCGGACATTCGGCGCATTCGCCCGCCGCGCGGCCGACCACGGGACCCACGACCGGGCAGCGCTGGGCCACCGACGCGCCGCTGCGTGACGGCATGGCTCGCATCCGCCAGGCGGTGGGCGCCCTCGATCACCTGCAGCATGGCCACGCTCCGCCCGCACTGGCACCCACGCTTGCCGGCCAGATCCAGTCCGCGGTCAACGACATGATTGCCAGCTGCAAGCTGGCGCCGGACGCCGATGCCGCGTTGCACGGTCTGCTGGTGAAGTTCATCGCCGGAGCCGAGGCGGTGCGCACCGGGCCGGTTACTCCGGACACGCTCAAGCCCATGCAGGCCGCGCTTGCGCAGTACCCCGTGTTGTTCGACGACCCGACGTGGAACGCAGCCTCCGCTCACTGA
- a CDS encoding glutathione S-transferase family protein, with translation MTVVITAFERSPDGGKGLARDTRVRWALEEAGQTYEVRLVSFSAMKQPAHLRLHPFGQIPTYEEGDLTLFETGAIVLHLAQRHAGLLPSDANARARAISWMFAALNTVEPPILDLTIAKFQEGDKPWANERLPLVEDRIRHRLVQLSARLGDAAWLDGAFSAGDLMMVSVLLRLRPSGILDEFPGLFAYVARGEARPAYQRAFAAQWAINAAKPEAG, from the coding sequence ATGACCGTCGTCATTACCGCATTCGAACGATCGCCCGATGGCGGCAAGGGTCTGGCACGCGATACGCGCGTGCGCTGGGCGCTGGAAGAAGCAGGCCAAACCTACGAGGTCCGCCTGGTTTCGTTTTCTGCGATGAAACAACCCGCGCACTTGCGCCTGCATCCTTTCGGGCAGATTCCCACCTATGAGGAAGGCGATCTCACGCTGTTCGAAACGGGGGCGATCGTGCTTCATCTCGCCCAGCGACACGCAGGCCTGTTGCCAAGCGACGCCAACGCGCGGGCACGCGCCATCAGCTGGATGTTCGCGGCGCTCAATACCGTGGAGCCGCCAATCCTCGACCTGACCATCGCGAAGTTCCAGGAAGGCGACAAGCCCTGGGCCAATGAGCGCCTGCCTCTGGTCGAAGATCGCATTCGTCACCGGCTGGTCCAGCTGTCGGCGCGTCTGGGTGATGCCGCCTGGCTCGATGGAGCCTTCAGCGCCGGCGATCTGATGATGGTGTCGGTGCTTCTGAGGCTGAGGCCGTCGGGCATCCTGGACGAATTTCCGGGCCTGTTCGCGTACGTCGCCCGGGGCGAAGCGCGACCGGCATACCAGCGTGCGTTCGCCGCCCAATGGGCCATCAACGCGGCAAAGCCCGAAGCCGGCTGA
- a CDS encoding metal-dependent hydrolase family protein — protein sequence MRYKALLLASALLASGCGGNPQPDTRAQVETAPAASNDTASAPAPPPAQTSVLFKNVRVFNGVDPVLQSATNVLVRGNRIVSIGTGDVPTEAGMTVIDGGGRTLMPGLIDMHWHSMAVRPTIAVAMTATAGYLNLMAGAEASDTLQRGFTTIRDVGGNSFGLKRAIDEGWQAGPRIYPSGAIISVTGGHGDFRSPIELPRTLGVSESRTEVLGDTAIADTPDEVRIRVREQLMHGASQIKLTAGGGVSSPHSPLDVVTFSPEELRAAVVAAGNWGTYVTAHAYTPDAMRQAVNAGVLCIEHGNLMDDATAQLLATKGTWLSIQPLPEELLRAFPPDSEEYAKGREVLTGTDHAYQLAKKYKLKTAFGTDVLFSAALARRQGQLLASLTKWYTPAEALIMATSTNAQLLALSGKRNPYPGKLGVVEEGAMADLLLVDGDPLSDIQLITDPAKNFVVIVKNGRIFKNTTR from the coding sequence ATGCGCTACAAGGCACTGCTTCTGGCGAGCGCACTGCTTGCATCGGGTTGCGGCGGCAATCCGCAGCCCGACACGCGCGCGCAGGTCGAGACCGCACCGGCCGCCAGCAACGACACCGCGTCCGCGCCGGCACCTCCGCCTGCGCAGACCAGCGTGCTGTTCAAGAACGTCCGCGTCTTCAATGGCGTCGATCCGGTGCTGCAAAGCGCCACCAACGTGCTGGTGCGCGGCAATCGCATCGTCAGCATCGGCACCGGCGATGTGCCGACGGAAGCCGGAATGACCGTCATCGACGGCGGCGGGCGCACGCTGATGCCAGGGCTGATCGACATGCACTGGCACTCCATGGCGGTGCGGCCGACCATCGCCGTCGCCATGACCGCCACGGCGGGCTACCTGAACCTGATGGCGGGCGCGGAAGCGTCCGATACCCTGCAGCGTGGCTTCACCACGATTCGCGACGTGGGCGGCAATTCGTTCGGGTTGAAACGCGCCATCGACGAGGGTTGGCAGGCCGGTCCGCGCATCTATCCGTCCGGCGCCATCATCAGCGTGACGGGCGGGCACGGCGACTTCCGCAGCCCGATCGAGTTGCCGCGAACGCTGGGCGTGTCCGAATCCCGCACGGAAGTCCTGGGCGACACGGCCATCGCCGACACGCCCGACGAAGTGCGCATCCGCGTGCGCGAGCAGCTCATGCACGGCGCGTCGCAGATCAAGCTCACCGCCGGCGGCGGCGTTTCTTCGCCGCACAGTCCGCTGGACGTGGTGACGTTCAGTCCGGAAGAGCTGCGGGCGGCCGTGGTGGCCGCGGGCAACTGGGGCACCTACGTGACCGCGCACGCCTACACCCCCGACGCGATGAGGCAGGCGGTGAATGCCGGCGTGCTCTGCATCGAGCACGGCAACCTGATGGACGATGCCACCGCGCAACTGCTTGCGACCAAGGGCACCTGGCTGAGCATCCAGCCGCTTCCGGAAGAACTGCTCCGCGCATTCCCACCGGACTCCGAAGAATATGCAAAGGGCAGGGAGGTGCTGACGGGCACCGACCATGCCTATCAGCTGGCGAAGAAGTACAAGCTCAAGACGGCGTTCGGAACCGACGTGCTGTTCTCCGCGGCGCTGGCGCGCCGGCAGGGTCAGCTGCTGGCCAGCCTGACCAAGTGGTACACCCCAGCCGAAGCGCTCATCATGGCCACCAGCACCAACGCGCAGCTGCTGGCGCTGTCGGGAAAGCGCAATCCTTACCCCGGCAAGCTCGGCGTGGTGGAAGAAGGCGCGATGGCCGATCTGCTCCTGGTGGACGGCGACCCACTGTCGGACATCCAGCTCATCACCGACCCCGCCAAGAACTTCGTGGTGATCGTGAAGAACGGGCGAATCTTCAAGAACACCACCCGCTAG
- a CDS encoding glycine zipper 2TM domain-containing protein, with protein sequence MNVRLHAFALCLVLVLPAAPGVMAQTVGRSEVGTARSVEWGKVRRVLAVNIQNDNRGVGTATGAALGGIAGSTIGGGRRANTAGAVAGAVAGGAVGNRMARGGRQGIEVTVELESGRTIAVTQEGSVNEFRVGDRVQVSSDGANTRVSR encoded by the coding sequence ATGAACGTCAGGCTGCATGCATTTGCACTTTGTCTCGTACTGGTTCTTCCCGCAGCACCCGGCGTCATGGCCCAGACCGTCGGCCGCTCGGAGGTCGGCACCGCCCGTTCCGTGGAGTGGGGCAAGGTGCGGCGCGTACTGGCAGTGAACATCCAGAACGATAACCGCGGCGTCGGAACGGCAACCGGTGCGGCGCTGGGCGGCATCGCGGGCAGCACCATCGGCGGCGGGCGACGCGCGAACACGGCCGGTGCCGTGGCCGGTGCCGTCGCGGGCGGCGCGGTGGGGAACCGGATGGCGCGCGGCGGGCGACAGGGCATCGAAGTTACCGTCGAGCTGGAGTCCGGGCGGACCATCGCGGTCACACAGGAAGGCTCGGTGAACGAGTTCCGCGTGGGCGATCGCGTGCAGGTTTCGTCGGATGGAGCCAACACGCGGGTAAGCCGTTGA